The Micromonospora sp. Llam0 genome includes a window with the following:
- a CDS encoding lipid II flippase MurJ — MASIFLRLVLGGIAGKLLGIVREVLLAALFGAGRAVGANRVAQTATMVPVNFFTADALSAGFLPLYVRYRQDSPALAVALYRAVRTILGGLSVLLVVALLLLRKLWIALLGPGLDAAAATLAVAMLTIAAFSVPFYVLYALYALVALARDDVSLVNLRACVQSVGLIGATLLAYLTGDVVLLAWGFTAPYVVLFLWGAYWVRRRGYLRADGGDGSLPPTSRAQYAVALTMFWRRLRPLLLLPVLLQGSIAVERAVGSLLGIEVVAATEYSRFVVDSLMALIAAPLGLASLAAFARMRGDEVVAGLQRLIAPVLLVTIPLSVALTVNARGITSVLYARGAFDDRAVDVTSVMLLGFSLGIWAHVLGYTFVKVLNARGRNRRVAVVNGLSFGAAAVVNLVMWRYWGPVTIGVAATVASLVMLLGSALSLHLIRQLVRLLSLLAPAVAATVVVGWALAGDGLLRTTASCVAIGLVWSGYTVLVPSLRRVVVTELWTKVAGRTT; from the coding sequence GTGGCTAGCATCTTTCTTCGTCTCGTACTTGGTGGTATCGCCGGGAAGCTCCTCGGCATCGTCCGCGAGGTGCTGCTGGCGGCTCTGTTCGGCGCCGGCCGGGCGGTGGGTGCGAACCGGGTCGCGCAGACCGCGACCATGGTCCCGGTCAATTTCTTCACCGCGGACGCGCTGTCCGCTGGGTTCCTGCCGCTCTACGTGCGCTACCGGCAGGACAGCCCGGCGCTGGCGGTGGCGCTCTACCGTGCGGTCCGGACGATCCTGGGTGGACTTTCCGTGCTGCTGGTCGTCGCGTTGCTGCTGCTGCGGAAGCTGTGGATCGCACTGCTCGGACCCGGTCTCGACGCCGCCGCCGCCACGCTCGCCGTGGCGATGCTGACCATCGCGGCGTTCTCGGTGCCGTTCTACGTGCTGTACGCGCTGTACGCGCTGGTCGCCCTGGCCCGTGACGACGTCAGCCTGGTCAACCTGCGCGCCTGCGTGCAGAGCGTCGGCCTGATCGGCGCGACGCTGCTCGCCTATCTCACCGGCGACGTGGTCCTGCTCGCCTGGGGTTTCACCGCGCCGTACGTGGTGCTCTTCCTCTGGGGTGCGTACTGGGTCCGGCGCAGGGGGTATCTGCGTGCCGACGGCGGCGACGGGTCGCTGCCGCCCACCTCGCGGGCGCAGTACGCGGTGGCGTTGACCATGTTCTGGCGTCGGCTCCGCCCGTTGCTGCTGCTTCCGGTGCTGCTGCAGGGGTCGATCGCCGTCGAGCGGGCGGTGGGTTCGTTGCTCGGCATCGAGGTGGTCGCGGCGACCGAGTACTCCCGGTTCGTCGTTGACTCGTTGATGGCGCTGATTGCCGCCCCGCTCGGTCTGGCCAGCCTCGCCGCCTTCGCCAGGATGCGTGGCGACGAGGTCGTCGCGGGGCTGCAGCGGCTGATCGCCCCGGTGCTGCTGGTGACGATCCCGCTGTCTGTCGCGTTGACGGTCAACGCCCGGGGCATCACCTCGGTGCTGTACGCCCGTGGTGCGTTCGACGACCGGGCGGTGGACGTGACGTCGGTCATGCTGCTCGGCTTCTCCCTCGGCATCTGGGCGCACGTCCTCGGGTACACCTTCGTGAAGGTGCTCAACGCCAGGGGCAGGAACAGACGGGTGGCGGTGGTCAACGGGCTGTCCTTCGGTGCCGCCGCCGTGGTCAACCTGGTCATGTGGCGCTACTGGGGTCCGGTCACGATCGGGGTCGCCGCGACGGTCGCCAGCCTCGTGATGCTGCTCGGCTCGGCGCTGTCGCTGCACCTGATCCGCCAACTGGTCCGGCTGCTGTCACTGCTGGCCCCGGCGGTGGCTGCCACGGTTGTCGTCGGTTGGGCGCTGGCCGGTGACGGACTGCTCCGCACGACCGCCTCGTGCGTCGCGATCGGCCTGGTCTGGTCGGGCTACACGGTGCTGGTGCCGTCGTTGCGGCGGGTCGTCGTCACCGAACTCTGGACGAAGGTCGCCGGCCGGACGACCTGA
- a CDS encoding glycosyltransferase produces the protein MRTYHPVFVGRDPAPRAPAGADVVSLAAHGRAAALSYLLTRRSDHLVRTLRNRGVRILHAHFGVEGVYIAPTARTLGVPLVTTLHGFDVTVTKRQLLASRKPSWITYVTRRDSLFDTGAKFICVSEHIRRCAIEWGYPAERTLTLPIGVDTDVITPVPLPQTPRIVHVARLVEKKGTADLLRAFAVVRRAVPAAELVVIGDGPLRGRLGALATELGVAETVRFLGVRPHAEVLATVARSRVLCLPSVTASNGDQEGLGMVLLEAAATGRPVVGTRHGGIPEAVIDDVTGYLVPERDPAALADRLVALLADPDLCQRLGAGGRALIEERFDLRRQAAKLESLYRELV, from the coding sequence ATGCGCACGTACCATCCGGTCTTCGTCGGCCGGGACCCGGCGCCCCGGGCACCGGCCGGCGCTGACGTCGTCAGCCTCGCCGCCCACGGCCGGGCGGCGGCCCTGTCGTACCTGCTGACCCGTAGGTCCGACCATCTGGTGCGGACCCTGCGCAACCGTGGGGTGCGGATTCTGCACGCGCACTTCGGCGTCGAGGGCGTCTACATCGCCCCCACGGCCCGAACGCTCGGGGTGCCGCTCGTGACGACACTGCACGGCTTCGACGTGACCGTCACCAAAAGGCAACTCCTCGCATCGCGGAAACCCTCCTGGATCACCTATGTGACCCGGCGGGACTCACTGTTCGACACCGGTGCGAAGTTCATCTGCGTATCCGAGCACATCCGGCGGTGCGCGATCGAGTGGGGCTACCCGGCCGAACGGACCCTGACGCTCCCGATCGGGGTGGACACCGACGTCATCACACCGGTGCCGCTGCCGCAGACACCTCGGATCGTGCACGTTGCCCGGCTGGTCGAGAAGAAGGGCACCGCTGACCTGCTGCGCGCCTTCGCCGTCGTGCGCCGAGCCGTGCCTGCGGCGGAGCTCGTCGTCATTGGCGACGGCCCGCTGCGGGGGCGGTTGGGTGCACTCGCCACGGAGCTGGGCGTAGCGGAGACGGTGCGATTCCTCGGGGTCCGTCCACACGCCGAGGTACTGGCCACGGTGGCGCGGTCTCGAGTGCTGTGCCTGCCGAGCGTGACGGCGTCCAACGGCGACCAGGAAGGGCTCGGCATGGTGCTGTTGGAAGCGGCCGCCACCGGTCGACCCGTCGTCGGCACCCGGCACGGCGGTATCCCTGAGGCCGTCATTGATGACGTCACCGGCTACCTGGTACCGGAGCGCGACCCCGCGGCGCTCGCTGATCGCCTGGTCGCGCTGCTCGCTGATCCGGACCTGTGTCAGCGGCTCGGTGCCGGCGGCCGGGCATTGATCGAGGAGCGCTTCGATCTGCGCAGACAGGCCGCGAAGCTCGAGTCGCTCTACCGGGAGCTGGTGTGA